The following are encoded together in the uncultured Sphaerochaeta sp. genome:
- a CDS encoding glycoside hydrolase family 13 protein has product MVSTTWKKSIDSNVSALYVQPLYPKQGEIVSVSIQVDSSNIINQVKLVSFQLGREMQIVLDKVQEESRTLYKGSFKLVDTSAYWYFFLLTDERAYSFSKKGVKASVPPLAECFHLISDLVPVKWVGSAVCYQVFPDRFRKGDLSIGAREGQYKFDGREVTVHGFDEIPLEFEEGRCLDFYNGDLQGIEDAIDHFKRLGVTVLYLNPIGMSRTTHRYDCTDFFHVDEKLGGDEAFAHLSEALHKEGIRVVVDISINHTGIEHPWYKKALSDPSSKEATYYYINDDGSVAFWQDVETLPQLNYNSEELRNLIYRSPDSVLRSFLRKPYHQDGWRLDVASEVGRRGDDQLCEEIWREVRQEVKKENNQAYLVGEDWVDSTPFLQGDMWDATMNYLGSSRPMRSWMGEKDRYMADGWGQNPGITRAFNAEEFAEALKSHLSSMPQQMLSMQMNLINSHDTPRLYAHEEIFDFCLYAGIVKLLYVLPGMPNIYYGEEIALPGPYGSVESSRYPMQWDQKQWNQDFFSLYTRLGQFRCSHAETLAHGAWKVLVADAYSLCFVRYTNHEAILCILGKHERPTTISIDNTLLQITCFEGCDAEKTIVHKHMIEVTLKERDSLLLVGKR; this is encoded by the coding sequence AACCAAGTCAAATTGGTAAGTTTCCAACTTGGACGTGAGATGCAGATTGTACTGGATAAAGTGCAGGAAGAGTCTCGCACATTGTACAAAGGCAGCTTCAAACTGGTGGATACATCAGCCTATTGGTATTTCTTCCTGTTGACGGATGAAAGAGCGTATTCCTTTAGTAAGAAGGGCGTAAAAGCTTCTGTTCCACCTCTTGCGGAATGTTTCCATTTGATCAGTGATCTGGTCCCTGTTAAGTGGGTGGGCAGTGCTGTATGTTACCAGGTGTTCCCTGATCGATTCCGTAAGGGAGATCTGTCCATTGGTGCCAGAGAAGGACAATACAAGTTTGATGGGAGAGAGGTCACCGTACACGGTTTTGATGAAATCCCCCTTGAGTTCGAGGAGGGTCGATGCCTCGATTTTTACAATGGTGACTTACAAGGTATTGAGGATGCCATTGACCATTTCAAGCGCCTTGGGGTAACGGTTCTCTACCTTAATCCCATCGGGATGAGCAGAACCACCCATCGCTATGACTGCACTGATTTCTTTCATGTAGATGAGAAGCTCGGGGGAGATGAGGCGTTTGCCCACCTCTCAGAGGCGCTCCATAAGGAAGGAATACGCGTAGTAGTCGATATTTCAATCAATCATACAGGAATTGAACATCCCTGGTACAAGAAGGCTCTCTCTGATCCCTCAAGTAAGGAAGCCACCTATTATTACATCAATGATGATGGATCTGTAGCGTTCTGGCAAGATGTCGAGACACTACCGCAGCTTAATTACAACAGCGAAGAGCTACGTAATTTAATCTATCGTAGCCCTGATTCTGTCTTGCGTTCATTTCTCAGGAAGCCCTATCACCAGGATGGTTGGAGACTTGATGTGGCAAGTGAAGTCGGAAGGAGGGGTGATGATCAGTTATGTGAGGAAATATGGAGGGAAGTACGACAGGAAGTCAAGAAAGAGAATAATCAAGCATACTTGGTAGGAGAGGACTGGGTGGATTCAACCCCATTCCTACAAGGTGATATGTGGGATGCAACCATGAACTACCTGGGAAGCAGCCGGCCGATGAGGAGCTGGATGGGTGAGAAGGACCGGTACATGGCAGATGGCTGGGGCCAGAATCCTGGAATTACACGAGCTTTCAACGCGGAGGAGTTTGCAGAAGCGCTCAAAAGCCACCTAAGCTCAATGCCACAACAGATGCTGAGCATGCAGATGAATCTGATCAATAGTCATGATACCCCTCGCCTTTATGCACATGAAGAGATTTTTGATTTTTGTCTTTATGCAGGAATTGTGAAGTTGTTGTATGTACTTCCCGGTATGCCCAACATTTATTATGGGGAAGAAATTGCACTCCCCGGTCCATACGGATCAGTTGAATCCTCACGCTATCCCATGCAGTGGGATCAAAAGCAGTGGAACCAGGATTTCTTCTCGCTCTATACCCGTCTTGGACAATTCCGCTGTTCCCACGCCGAGACCCTTGCCCATGGTGCTTGGAAAGTGCTTGTCGCTGATGCATACTCCCTGTGTTTTGTGCGGTATACGAACCATGAGGCAATTCTTTGTATATTGGGAAAGCATGAGAGGCCAACAACCATTTCAATCGACAATACACTGTTACAAATCACCTGTTTTGAAGGTTGTGATGCGGAGAAGACAATTGTTCACAAGCACATGATAGAGGTTACACTGAAAGAAAGAGATTCATTACTTCTGGTTGGTAAGCGGTAA
- a CDS encoding IMP dehydrogenase, translating to MAYLYEEPSRTFSEYLLIPGYSSTECIPANVSLKTPLVKFKKGEEPSITLNIPMSSAIMQSVSGEEMAKALSREGGISFIYGSQPIDAQCAMVARVKAFKAGFVPSDSNLSAEDTLTDLIALKEKKGHSTIAVTVDGSSSGTLLGVVSSRDWRPSRTSLDTPINQIMTPFSKLVYAREGITLSEANDIIWEHKLNSLPIVDEKNRLKYFVFRKDYDCHKDNPDELLDEKKRYRVGAGINTRDYKERVPALVHSGADVLCIDSSEGYSEWQRLTLSWIKEQYGDRVKVGAGNVVDKEGFLFLAESGADFVKVGIGGGSICITRETKGIGRGQATALLEVAKARDEYFDKHGVYIPICSDGGIVLDYHMTIALAMGADFLMLGRYFARFDESPTEKVNVKGSYMKEYWGEGSSRARNWQRYDLGGDGKLSFVEGVDSYVPYAGPLKDNLNLSLSKIKSTMCNCGALSISELQQKARLTIVSSTSIIEGGAHDVLLKDSQDSVKK from the coding sequence ATGGCCTACCTCTATGAAGAACCCTCCCGAACATTCAGTGAATACCTGCTTATCCCAGGATATTCTAGTACCGAGTGCATCCCAGCAAATGTGTCCTTGAAAACACCATTAGTTAAGTTCAAGAAGGGAGAAGAACCCTCCATCACCCTCAATATCCCTATGAGTAGTGCCATCATGCAATCTGTGAGTGGTGAGGAGATGGCAAAGGCACTCTCAAGGGAGGGTGGAATCAGTTTTATCTATGGCTCACAGCCTATCGATGCTCAGTGCGCAATGGTAGCCCGCGTAAAAGCTTTCAAGGCTGGTTTTGTTCCCAGTGATTCCAATCTCAGTGCGGAGGATACGCTTACAGATTTAATAGCACTCAAAGAGAAGAAAGGACATTCTACCATTGCAGTGACAGTGGATGGCAGCAGCTCTGGAACATTGCTTGGTGTTGTCTCTTCTCGTGACTGGAGGCCAAGCAGAACCTCTCTCGATACCCCGATAAACCAGATCATGACACCATTTTCAAAACTGGTGTATGCCCGTGAGGGGATAACACTCAGTGAAGCAAATGACATTATTTGGGAACACAAACTCAACAGCCTTCCCATTGTGGATGAGAAGAACAGACTCAAGTACTTTGTCTTCAGGAAGGATTATGACTGTCATAAGGATAATCCTGATGAATTGCTTGATGAGAAGAAACGGTACCGTGTAGGAGCGGGTATCAATACCAGAGACTACAAGGAACGGGTTCCAGCCTTGGTTCACAGCGGTGCCGATGTACTCTGTATCGATTCATCTGAAGGATACAGTGAATGGCAACGCCTGACACTTTCCTGGATCAAGGAACAGTATGGGGATCGAGTGAAAGTTGGTGCGGGTAACGTTGTGGACAAGGAAGGATTCCTCTTTCTCGCTGAAAGTGGTGCTGACTTTGTGAAAGTCGGTATTGGCGGGGGATCGATCTGCATAACCAGGGAGACGAAAGGAATTGGAAGAGGGCAGGCAACAGCCTTGCTTGAGGTCGCAAAAGCCCGTGATGAATACTTTGATAAGCATGGAGTTTATATTCCCATCTGCTCCGATGGAGGAATAGTCCTCGACTACCATATGACCATCGCATTGGCAATGGGTGCAGACTTTCTGATGTTGGGGCGCTATTTTGCACGATTTGATGAGTCGCCAACAGAGAAAGTGAATGTCAAGGGTTCCTATATGAAGGAGTATTGGGGTGAAGGATCTTCCCGCGCACGAAACTGGCAGCGTTATGACCTAGGAGGGGATGGAAAGTTGAGCTTTGTAGAAGGTGTCGATTCCTACGTTCCCTATGCAGGCCCACTTAAAGACAATCTCAACTTGAGTTTGAGCAAGATAAAATCAACCATGTGCAACTGCGGTGCGCTCAGTATTTCTGAATTACAACAAAAAGCTCGATTAACCATAGTCAGTTCCACTTCCATCATTGAAGGTGGAGCTCATGATGTGTTGCTCAAGGATTCCCAAGACTCAGTGAAAAAATAG
- a CDS encoding EAL domain-containing protein codes for MNEVGQNGPSKERMLSINNLPGGVGVYELGDEIIATYLSRGLSKLLAYTPNEFHNYNELDLLDSVHERERKHIKVIFQKLKSSHKELDVSFRLQRKEDRFIRLLGRYSRHHGQFPVYYLVASDVSEAHQNALALERQNTRLQFAFSHSTLEMWEYHLDEDRLVALSRTVLGGHAPLEIHNPVAFLLEEGYIHPDFSVTLNHDFAQLQAGNEPDSILSVRSVGGSFRWLRLSYAFLADGEQEHRRAIGIFQDVHDEIGMRLQVLGQDKAFFGGFNLDSGKAVLADNRVWKMLDGCNDFYTMYDSVLHEAIQKEYLPVFHEIDTSEKLKQFVEAGRKELTIEAKMIHPFHREDGYRWVRFHFNVSVANNTTIGYIAIKDIEASKVQEQALEKRAHSDSLTGVYNRFSLEELVSRYLRDGGNSLFFLIDIDRFKLINDTYGHDLGDRVLKRIAFLMRTVFPQGTIIGRLGGDEFVAYVPHFTELLLRAGDELCHLIAEDRTLGILFTCSLGCCISPEDGTTFNELYQHADLALYHSKNHGRNQCTHYVSEMGMHKTRFWTNHEWMLDNLPDTVYLSDMQSYNLLFLNKAGREIYSPDTSSIGKKCYEVIFHRDQVCEHCRFQSLSYDSYSFWQQTDEFGGVWLCKEKLILFNEKPAKLAILVDKLKQAKQITEKSVAQPTKLQLSRSSYFKLLQRGNSSWDYDVNHDLLTLFVFVGGHPYVEQVHGFLKCNTSIKAMLAEDRPLFREALRKRIAEPEGSPIQVRLTLSSGSIIPVLFSYYYMDHRIGGNIVRFSPSGYISPEYPIKEILQNFTVALLHLAWERDAVTLLLANMKFHEMFNSEEAALEKDPLGWLLPSERNNVFLRMRSMQENHIRGETFMVIGHDNRYLSLTCQLGTSYGYVQIVTFTLQDVSREHKLQQLNKRMLPYIEQSREGIAVFSLESYSLELQYANETLAALLGYEREDLIAQLKNNAIQLFYPEDRTLLLRHVERQSMTSTSSTPFNLRLIKKDGDIIWSRITFRQMGIQGRGEPFSLLIEDLSESMHDEEVLLQVQEQLSFALNHNLVTGLYTRQRFYEVCREFLDTHINTSFVMVYWNIERFSVLNELLGFDRGNQVLQLIARSLRDFIKDHGVYGHIGADHFAACIPKEMSSASKLKQAIDIEHIGQEIGLHLSMVFGMYEIEDPSQGVPSLLDKAHSASKISRFRNREGYAFYEPSIRNETFNEQDVLNEMQGALDDGQFTFFLQPIYDIQGRHIHSAEALSRWVHPTRGVIPPKQFIPVFEKYGFITALDMSVLSNVCAFIAEQKIDIPISINLSRIDVNNKNIVKLILQTTESYAVDHSYIQFEITESAYIDNPVQMSELVSELKSHGFTILMDDFGSGYSSLHMLSTLPMDIIKVDRSFIYEIKENYRSKAVLSSIIQMGKELGMDMVIEGVESKVHHEFLREAGALFGQGFYYQRPMEREAFLKLLIHG; via the coding sequence ATGAACGAGGTTGGCCAAAATGGCCCTAGTAAAGAGCGAATGCTCTCTATTAACAACCTTCCCGGTGGAGTAGGGGTATATGAACTCGGCGATGAGATAATTGCAACCTATCTCAGTAGAGGGTTGTCAAAACTGCTCGCATACACTCCAAATGAGTTTCACAACTACAATGAACTTGATTTATTGGACTCCGTACATGAGAGAGAACGAAAACACATCAAGGTAATTTTTCAGAAACTGAAGAGCAGCCACAAAGAATTGGATGTTTCCTTTCGATTACAACGCAAGGAAGATCGTTTCATCAGACTGCTAGGAAGGTACAGCCGTCACCATGGTCAATTCCCAGTATATTACCTGGTTGCAAGTGATGTTTCTGAAGCACATCAAAATGCCCTTGCACTGGAAAGACAGAATACCAGACTTCAGTTTGCATTTTCTCATTCTACCCTGGAAATGTGGGAGTATCATCTTGATGAAGATCGTCTCGTTGCGCTGTCCAGAACTGTTCTTGGAGGCCATGCACCCCTTGAAATTCACAACCCTGTTGCTTTCTTGCTTGAAGAAGGGTATATACATCCTGACTTCTCAGTGACTCTAAACCATGATTTTGCACAATTACAAGCTGGCAATGAACCAGATTCAATCCTTTCAGTCCGGAGTGTAGGAGGCTCATTCCGATGGCTGCGATTGAGTTATGCTTTTCTTGCAGATGGAGAACAGGAACATCGAAGAGCAATAGGTATTTTTCAGGATGTACATGATGAGATAGGAATGCGACTGCAGGTATTAGGGCAGGATAAAGCCTTTTTTGGAGGGTTTAACCTGGATTCAGGGAAAGCGGTACTTGCAGATAATCGTGTTTGGAAGATGTTGGATGGCTGTAATGATTTTTACACCATGTACGATTCAGTACTTCATGAAGCAATACAAAAAGAATACCTCCCTGTCTTCCATGAAATTGACACTAGTGAAAAGCTTAAACAATTTGTAGAAGCTGGTAGGAAAGAACTCACTATAGAAGCAAAAATGATTCATCCTTTCCATAGGGAGGATGGGTATCGTTGGGTTAGGTTCCATTTCAATGTTTCTGTTGCCAATAATACTACTATTGGATATATCGCGATCAAGGACATTGAGGCAAGTAAGGTTCAGGAGCAGGCCTTGGAGAAGCGGGCACATAGTGACAGTCTTACCGGTGTATATAACCGGTTTTCACTTGAAGAGCTCGTTTCTCGGTATCTTAGGGATGGTGGTAACAGTCTTTTCTTCCTGATTGATATCGATCGATTCAAATTAATAAACGATACCTATGGTCACGACCTTGGGGACCGAGTGCTTAAGCGAATTGCTTTCCTGATGAGAACAGTATTTCCACAGGGAACGATTATTGGCAGGCTGGGAGGCGATGAGTTTGTTGCATACGTCCCGCATTTCACAGAATTACTTTTGCGTGCAGGTGATGAGCTGTGTCATCTTATTGCAGAGGATAGGACGCTTGGAATTCTCTTTACCTGTTCCCTTGGCTGCTGTATCAGTCCCGAGGATGGAACAACGTTCAACGAACTTTATCAACATGCAGACCTAGCCTTGTACCACTCAAAAAACCATGGACGAAACCAGTGTACACACTATGTGTCTGAAATGGGGATGCATAAGACTCGTTTTTGGACTAATCATGAGTGGATGTTGGACAATCTCCCTGATACGGTCTACCTAAGTGATATGCAAAGTTATAATCTGCTCTTTCTGAACAAGGCTGGCAGAGAAATTTACTCTCCAGATACTAGCTCTATCGGCAAAAAATGCTATGAGGTAATTTTTCACAGGGACCAAGTATGTGAACACTGTCGCTTCCAATCTCTTAGCTATGATAGCTACAGTTTTTGGCAACAAACTGATGAGTTTGGTGGTGTATGGCTCTGCAAGGAGAAACTGATACTTTTCAACGAAAAGCCTGCAAAGTTGGCCATTCTGGTAGACAAATTGAAACAGGCCAAGCAAATTACAGAGAAATCAGTTGCGCAACCGACAAAATTGCAGCTATCCCGATCAAGCTATTTCAAATTATTGCAGAGAGGTAACTCCTCCTGGGACTATGATGTCAACCATGATCTACTTACTCTCTTTGTGTTTGTTGGTGGACACCCCTATGTGGAACAAGTGCATGGTTTCCTCAAATGTAATACTTCGATAAAAGCAATGCTTGCGGAAGACCGTCCACTGTTTCGTGAAGCGCTCAGGAAACGTATAGCTGAACCGGAAGGAAGCCCCATTCAGGTCCGTCTCACACTTTCATCTGGTTCAATCATTCCTGTTTTATTCTCTTACTACTACATGGATCATCGAATTGGAGGAAACATTGTTCGTTTTTCTCCTTCAGGATATATATCCCCAGAATACCCTATCAAGGAGATTTTGCAAAATTTCACTGTTGCTTTGCTTCATCTTGCGTGGGAACGTGATGCGGTCACCTTACTCCTTGCGAATATGAAATTCCATGAAATGTTCAATAGTGAGGAAGCAGCACTTGAAAAAGACCCTCTTGGATGGCTTTTGCCCTCAGAAAGGAACAATGTATTTTTACGTATGAGAAGCATGCAGGAGAATCACATACGCGGAGAGACGTTCATGGTGATAGGCCATGACAACCGATACCTTTCGCTCACATGCCAACTTGGAACCTCTTACGGTTATGTACAGATAGTTACCTTTACCCTTCAGGATGTTAGTCGTGAACATAAATTGCAGCAACTGAACAAACGGATGCTTCCCTATATAGAACAGAGCAGGGAAGGTATTGCTGTTTTCTCCCTGGAGTCGTACTCCCTGGAGTTGCAGTATGCCAATGAGACCCTTGCAGCTCTCTTGGGGTATGAACGTGAGGATTTGATAGCGCAACTCAAGAATAATGCAATTCAATTATTCTATCCTGAGGACAGAACCTTGTTGCTCCGTCATGTAGAGCGGCAAAGCATGACCAGTACTTCATCAACTCCTTTCAATCTCCGCCTTATCAAGAAAGATGGTGATATCATTTGGAGCAGAATTACGTTCCGTCAGATGGGGATTCAAGGCAGAGGTGAACCTTTCAGTTTGCTTATAGAAGACCTCTCTGAATCGATGCATGATGAAGAGGTACTGTTGCAAGTACAGGAACAACTGTCATTTGCCTTGAACCACAATCTGGTAACAGGTTTATATACACGACAGCGATTTTATGAGGTATGTCGCGAATTCCTTGATACGCATATCAATACCTCATTTGTAATGGTGTATTGGAATATTGAACGGTTCTCAGTCTTGAATGAGTTGCTGGGATTTGATCGTGGGAACCAGGTTCTACAGCTTATTGCTCGATCGTTGCGGGATTTCATCAAGGACCATGGCGTGTATGGACATATTGGGGCAGACCATTTTGCTGCTTGCATACCCAAGGAGATGAGTAGCGCCAGCAAACTGAAACAAGCAATAGATATCGAACATATTGGACAGGAGATTGGATTACATCTTTCGATGGTTTTTGGTATGTATGAGATTGAAGATCCCAGTCAAGGTGTTCCGTCGCTACTGGATAAAGCACACAGTGCTTCAAAGATTTCACGATTTCGTAATCGGGAAGGGTATGCGTTCTATGAACCATCAATCCGTAATGAAACATTCAATGAACAGGATGTGCTCAATGAGATGCAGGGTGCTTTGGATGACGGACAGTTCACCTTCTTCCTGCAACCCATTTATGATATTCAGGGAAGGCACATACATTCAGCAGAGGCGCTATCTCGCTGGGTGCATCCGACCAGAGGGGTGATTCCCCCAAAGCAATTCATTCCTGTTTTCGAAAAATATGGTTTCATTACTGCGCTGGATATGTCAGTTCTCTCCAATGTGTGTGCATTCATAGCAGAGCAAAAGATCGATATTCCTATTTCTATCAATCTCAGCAGGATTGATGTAAATAACAAGAATATCGTGAAGCTAATCCTGCAAACTACAGAATCATATGCTGTAGACCACTCGTACATTCAGTTTGAGATTACTGAGAGTGCCTACATAGACAATCCTGTGCAGATGTCAGAGTTGGTCAGTGAACTGAAGAGCCATGGTTTTACCATTTTAATGGATGACTTCGGCAGTGGTTACTCCTCCCTGCATATGCTCTCTACATTGCCGATGGATATCATCAAGGTTGACCGTTCATTTATCTATGAGATTAAAGAGAACTATCGATCAAAGGCTGTGCTCTCTTCCATCATACAAATGGGAAAAGAACTGGGGATGGATATGGTGATAGAGGGAGTCGAGAGTAAGGTTCATCATGAATTCCTGAGAGAAGCTGGGGCTCTCTTTGGACAAGGATTCTATTATCAGCGACCTATGGAGAGAGAAGCTTTCCTTAAGTTGCTCATACATGGTTGA
- a CDS encoding putative ABC transporter permease, with protein sequence MDLTLLIWYFFCYAILGYIVEVLYCSIRQGTLVNRGFLHGPYLPIYGFGAVLVIFIFARITNNPFVLFFISVIGTSILEYATGYLSETLFSIRLWDYSTAHFNLKGRICLLNSTLFGLLSLFVTYGVHPHLSALFEHFTPAVMEHGAKIIIILFSVDTTISVLGMSAFQRQLAEFREKRREIEIRLKVLHEFKENKMLEGLRVKLDTELDELRMRLSISAKRILHAFPSLTSSNEEKRLLLETLRKTIRETALHKKLHDKKHRSDKRDD encoded by the coding sequence ATGGATCTGACGTTATTGATCTGGTATTTTTTCTGTTATGCTATTCTAGGTTATATAGTTGAGGTTCTGTATTGTTCCATAAGACAGGGAACTCTGGTGAATCGTGGGTTCCTCCATGGTCCCTATCTTCCTATCTATGGGTTTGGGGCGGTGTTGGTCATTTTCATCTTTGCTCGCATAACCAACAATCCATTTGTCCTGTTTTTTATCTCTGTCATTGGTACCAGTATTCTGGAATATGCAACAGGATATCTTTCTGAGACACTGTTTTCCATCAGATTATGGGATTACTCCACCGCACACTTCAATCTCAAGGGAAGGATCTGTCTCCTCAATTCAACACTTTTTGGATTGCTCTCACTGTTTGTCACCTATGGCGTTCATCCCCATCTCTCAGCGTTATTCGAACATTTCACTCCAGCTGTCATGGAGCATGGGGCAAAAATCATCATCATATTGTTCAGTGTCGATACCACCATCTCAGTACTGGGTATGAGTGCTTTCCAGAGGCAGCTTGCTGAGTTTAGGGAGAAGAGAAGGGAGATTGAAATTCGTCTGAAAGTACTTCATGAATTCAAAGAGAACAAGATGCTTGAAGGTTTACGTGTAAAGTTGGATACTGAATTGGATGAATTAAGGATGCGTCTCAGTATTTCTGCCAAACGAATCTTGCACGCATTTCCCTCGCTGACCAGCAGCAACGAGGAAAAACGGTTATTGCTGGAAACATTGAGAAAAACTATACGAGAGACCGCCTTGCACAAGAAGTTGCATGACAAGAAGCATAGGAGCGACAAGAGAGATGATTGA
- a CDS encoding YggS family pyridoxal phosphate-dependent enzyme, producing MIELREHYQEILESLAEAARIAGRKPSDVTLMAVSKTRTYQEVLDLYSCGQLLYGENRVQEVQEKVPLARPEGMRMHLIGHLQSNKAKKAVELFDGIDSVDSLKLAKKIEGYLSHPFPILLELKTTQEESKSGFSSEDELFSALDVIMQSSYLQVRGLMTIGPLNGDEKMIRTAFSQLRNAYDAVQERFAPPSFDTLSMGMSGDYRLAIEEGSNLVRIGTKLFGKRG from the coding sequence ATGATTGAGTTACGGGAGCACTATCAGGAAATATTGGAAAGCTTGGCCGAAGCTGCAAGGATTGCGGGGAGAAAACCAAGTGATGTTACGCTGATGGCTGTAAGCAAGACCCGTACCTACCAGGAAGTGCTGGACCTGTATTCGTGTGGACAGCTCCTCTATGGGGAAAATCGTGTACAGGAAGTGCAGGAGAAGGTTCCACTAGCAAGACCGGAAGGTATGCGAATGCACCTGATAGGACACCTGCAGTCCAATAAGGCAAAGAAAGCGGTAGAGCTCTTCGATGGAATTGATAGTGTCGATTCGCTGAAACTTGCCAAGAAAATTGAAGGATATCTATCCCATCCTTTTCCTATTTTGCTGGAACTCAAGACAACACAAGAAGAGTCCAAAAGTGGGTTCTCTTCTGAGGATGAGCTCTTTTCCGCCCTTGATGTCATTATGCAGAGTAGCTATCTCCAAGTACGTGGGTTGATGACCATAGGTCCATTGAATGGAGATGAGAAGATGATAAGAACAGCGTTCTCACAACTGAGAAATGCTTATGATGCGGTACAAGAGCGATTTGCCCCACCATCATTTGATACCCTGAGCATGGGAATGAGTGGTGACTATCGTCTGGCTATCGAGGAAGGTTCCAACCTGGTAAGGATTGGGACAAAGTTGTTCGGGAAACGGGGGTAA
- a CDS encoding RluA family pseudouridine synthase, which yields MGVKKGRVDLVVESLEHPFRLDVYVASHTDIISRSTLSEADTTIELNGKASKKSKLVKEGDRISIHFSQSFFEGIEGEDIPLTVLYEDENLLAINKEQGMVVHPANGNIEHTLVNALVHRYGKQFCEELQDEEVGEDELDLSSPAVRPGIVHRLDKDTSGVLVIARNRISHRHLSAQFKDRTTKKIYIALVRGVFKQRQGIIEKHLKRDPKDRKKFTTCADNEGRDAKTEFHVLRQYPGFALLRITLHTGRTHQIRVHLSKEGHPIIGDPIYGKEDGQTLMLHALLLELESPSTGERLRFVAAMPERFRSYVRSTRPLSNSGAQSQSYPTARDRG from the coding sequence ATGGGCGTTAAGAAAGGGAGGGTAGACCTCGTTGTAGAATCCTTGGAACACCCCTTTCGTTTGGATGTCTATGTTGCAAGCCATACCGATATCATCTCACGTTCTACCTTGAGTGAAGCAGACACAACGATTGAGCTCAATGGCAAGGCAAGCAAGAAAAGCAAGCTTGTCAAGGAAGGTGACCGCATAAGCATCCACTTCAGCCAGTCATTCTTTGAAGGAATTGAAGGGGAAGACATTCCACTCACTGTCCTGTATGAGGATGAGAATCTTCTGGCGATCAACAAGGAACAAGGGATGGTGGTACACCCTGCAAATGGAAATATCGAACATACCCTGGTCAATGCATTGGTCCATCGATACGGCAAACAGTTCTGTGAGGAATTACAGGATGAAGAAGTAGGTGAGGATGAACTTGACCTCTCCAGCCCTGCTGTACGTCCTGGTATCGTGCATCGCCTGGACAAGGACACCAGTGGGGTATTGGTGATTGCGAGAAATCGCATAAGCCACAGACATCTTTCTGCACAGTTCAAGGACCGAACGACGAAGAAAATCTATATTGCCTTGGTAAGAGGAGTATTTAAGCAGAGACAGGGTATCATAGAGAAACATCTGAAACGTGACCCCAAGGATCGAAAGAAATTCACCACGTGTGCTGATAATGAAGGGAGAGATGCTAAGACTGAATTTCATGTTTTGAGACAGTACCCTGGATTTGCTCTCTTGAGGATTACCCTCCACACCGGACGAACTCATCAGATCAGGGTGCATTTAAGCAAGGAAGGTCACCCGATCATCGGTGATCCCATCTATGGGAAGGAAGATGGACAAACCTTGATGTTGCACGCCCTTCTTCTCGAACTTGAAAGTCCGTCAACCGGAGAAAGATTGCGTTTCGTTGCCGCAATGCCTGAACGTTTTCGCTCCTATGTTCGTTCTACTCGTCCTCTCTCCAATTCTGGCGCTCAGTCTCAATCTTACCCAACTGCAAGAGATCGTGGTTGA
- a CDS encoding MBL fold metallo-hydrolase: MNIYQHFSVVGFCNTYLVARKEGSDALLIDPGHVDTELINLIEANRYKLKHVLLTHRHPSHTEGLGTLKKIYDVEVHASAFSSYEFLYHPIEDAEVLNLCGLEIEVIHIPGHSLDSMVYKIDHALFTGDTLLCGRIGSTPGYREQALLISSINQKLMTLDENILLFPGHGTASKLRIERMFNHDLLQLGKIETERQNWREDE; encoded by the coding sequence TTGAATATCTATCAACATTTCTCTGTCGTAGGTTTCTGCAATACCTATCTCGTTGCCCGCAAGGAGGGCAGTGATGCGCTCTTGATCGATCCGGGACATGTAGATACTGAGTTGATCAACTTGATAGAGGCAAATCGGTACAAATTGAAACATGTATTGCTTACCCATCGACACCCTTCCCATACAGAGGGTCTTGGGACCCTGAAAAAGATCTACGATGTAGAGGTACACGCCTCAGCCTTCAGTAGCTATGAGTTTCTCTACCATCCAATTGAGGATGCTGAGGTACTTAATCTCTGTGGGCTGGAGATTGAGGTTATCCATATACCTGGTCATAGCTTGGATAGCATGGTATATAAAATCGATCATGCATTGTTCACTGGTGATACGCTGCTTTGTGGGAGAATAGGGTCCACACCCGGATACCGAGAGCAGGCTCTGCTTATATCATCCATCAATCAGAAACTGATGACACTTGATGAGAACATACTGCTCTTCCCCGGACATGGCACGGCAAGCAAGTTGAGAATCGAACGTATGTTCAACCACGATCTCTTGCAGTTGGGTAAGATTGAGACTGAGCGCCAGAATTGGAGAGAGGACGAGTAG